Proteins encoded in a region of the Zonotrichia albicollis isolate bZonAlb1 chromosome 22, bZonAlb1.hap1, whole genome shotgun sequence genome:
- the NUFIP2 gene encoding FMR1-interacting protein NUFIP2 gives MEEQPHHHHHHHHYYYYGHHHHHPQSAYLPPPDGRAQPKPPLRHEHKHGGPQHTEAPKRRPGYGELNGNAGEREVSLKGLCSDEATTPGSRVPNGSQQLVDPNVTPKQTVKAGALGKAGIKTKNFIQKNSMDKKNEKSYENKHRENQSSDKPEGVSIPNGVVTNNSSYITNGYVGKGADNDGSGSESGYTTPKKRKGRRNSAKGCENLNLVQDKIMQQEVSAPTLKQELESFKPDYSEQKGNRIENTKPVWKYEAGAGGAGRGKPGLGDVPRKNSDAKPGISSKKFDDRPKGKHASSATSKEDSWTLFKPPPVFPVDNSSAKIVPKISYASKVKENLNKAAQTPSTSSSSSSSSAGETQAQTSSSRLSQVPMSAMKSVTSASFSNGPILAGTDGSVYSPGAQPLLSTAASTVPSTSSSESVPQDMSTTSTALEQKKSGLFIYPSNMQTVLLGTAQVDFPSQTNQQNLGDIFQNQWGLSFINEPSAGPETVVGKSADNQLMEVTFQGEYPATLVSQCPEIIPSGTEQPVFPKAYELDKRTSPQILSAVLKPGTAVEGGVLALESHHTGDLQKADTGSQGALVFLSKDYEVENPLASPTNNLLASAKEQRYQRGLERKDSWGSFDLRAAILYHTKEMEAVWNLQKQDPKRIITYDEAMDRPDQ, from the exons atggaggagcagccccaccaccaccatcaccaccaccacTATTACTACTAcgggcaccaccaccaccacccgcAGAGCGCCTACCTGCCGCCGCCCGACGGCCGAGCCCAGCCTAAGCCGCCGCTCCGCCACGAGCACAAGCACGGCGGCCCGCAGCACACGGAGGCGCCGAAGCGGAGACCAG GCTACGGAGAGCTGAATGGTAACGCAGGAGAGCGAGAAGTGTCCCTGAAGGGCCTGTGCTCTGATGAAGCCACCACCCCAGGATCCAGGGTCCCCaatggcagccagcagctcGTAGATCCTAATGTCACCCCAAAGCAGACTGTGAAGGCCGGTGCTTTGGGGAAAGCTGGAATCAAAACCAAGAACTTCATTCAGAAAAATAGCATGGACAAAAAGAATGAGAAGTCCTACGAaaacaaacacagagaaaaccAGTCCTCAGACAAGCCAGAGGGAGTGTCTATCCCCAACGGCGTGGTGACCAACAATTCCAGCTACATCACAAATGGCTACGTAGGCAAAGGGGCCGACAACGATGGCAGCGGCTCCGAGAGTGGATATACCACGcctaaaaaaaggaaaggcaggCGCAACAGTGCCAAGGGTTGTGAGAATTTGAATCTCGTACAGGACAAAATAATGCAGCAGGAGGTCAGCGCACCAACCTTGAAACAGGAACTTGAGAGTTTCAAGCCTGATTATAGTGAACAAAAGGGGAACCGAATTGAAAATACTAAGCCTGTTTGGAAATAtgaggctggggctggtggagcAGGCAGGGGGAAGCCTGGGCTCGGGGATGTACCGCGGAAAAACTCTGATGCCAAACCTGGGATTAGCAGCAAGAAGTTTGATGACCGGCCCAAAGGGAAGCACGCATCGTCGGCTACGTCTAAAGAGGACTCATGGACCTTGTTTAAACCACCCCCAGTTTTTCCAGTGGACAATAGCAGTGCTAAAATTGTTCCCAAAATTAGTTATGCAAGTAAAGTTAAAGAAAACCTCAACAAAGCAGCTCAAACCCCCTCCACGTCATCCTCATCGTCTTCATCATCTGCTGGGGAAACTCAGGCCCAGACATCATCAAGTCGACTGTCCCAAGTCCCCATGTCTGCTATGAAATCTGTCACTTCTGCCAGCTTCTCCAACGGGCCAATCCTTGCTGGGACTGATGGAAGTGTGTATTCCCCAGGGGCCCAGCCACTGCTCTCCACTGCTGCTAGTACTGTACCATCgacctcctcctctgagtctgTACCCCAGGACATGAGTACAACTTCGACAGCCCTCGAACAAAAGAAATCTGGCCTTTTTATCTACCCTTCAAATATGCAAACTGtgctcctggggacagcacaAGTCGATTTCCCTTCACAGACGAATCAGCAGAACCTGGGGGATATCTTCCAGAATCAGTGGGGCTTGTCTTTCATAAACGAGCCCAGTGCTGGACCTGAAACCGTTGTGGGGAAATCTGCGGATAATCAGTTAATGGAAGTGACATTTCAAGGGGAATATCCTGCCACTTTGGTTTCACAGTGTCCTGAAATCATTCCCTCGGGAACTGAACAACCTGTGTTTCCTAAGGCTTATGAGCTGGATAAACGGACTAGCCCTCAAATTCTTAGTGCTGTTCTTAAGCCTGGGACTGCTGTTGAGGGTGGTGTCTTAGCCTTGGAGTCGCATCACACAGGTGACCTACAAAAGGCAGACACCGGTAGCCAAGGTGCTTTAGTGTTTCTTTCAAAAGACTATGAAGTAGAGAATCCTCTGGCCTCTCCTACGAACAATTTGCTAGCCTCCGCCAAAGAACAGAGGTACCAGAGAGGCCTAGAAAGGAAAGATAGCTGGGGTTCTTTTGACCTGAGGGCTGCTATTCTATATCACACTAAAG AAATGGAAGCGGTTTGGAATTTGCAGAAGCAAG ATCCCAAAAGGATAATCACTTATGATGAAGCCATGGATCGCCCGGATCAATGA
- the CRYBA1 gene encoding LOW QUALITY PROTEIN: beta-crystallin A3 (The sequence of the model RefSeq protein was modified relative to this genomic sequence to represent the inferred CDS: deleted 1 base in 1 codon) → MGEAAVPPELDTDPAAAKMAQTNPLPVPMGPWKSVRSRGRENRQPQPCHPPVPERLRSSLRTAALPRELISAGITVYDQENFQGKRMEFTSACPNIMECGFDNIRSLKVECGAWVGYEHTGFCGQQFILERGEYPRWDAWSGSNAYHIERLMSFRPVCSANHKESKITIFEKDNFIGRQWEIADDYPSLQAMGWANNEVGSMKIQCGAWVCYQYPGYRGYQYVLEFDHHGGDYKHWREWGSHAQTSQIQSIRRVQQ, encoded by the exons ATGGGCGAAGCAGCAGTA CCGCCTGAGCTAG aCACCgatccagcagcagcaaagatgGCTCAGACAAACCCTCTGCCTGTTCCCATGGGCCCGTGGAAG AGCGTTCGGAGCAGAGGCCGGGAGAACCgccagccacagccctgccacccGCCCGTCCCAGAACGGCTCCGCTCCTCTCTCCGGACGGCAGCGCTGCCCCGGGAACTGATCTCCGCAGGG ATCACCGTGTACGACCAAGAAAACTTCCAGGGCAAGAGGATGGAGTTCACCTCGGCCTGCCCGAACATCATGGAATGCGGCTTCGACAACATCCGCTCCCTGAAGGTGGAATGCGGCGC CTGGGTCGGTTATGAGCACACCGGCTTCTGCGGGCAGCAGTTCATCCTGGAGAGGGGAGAGTACCCGCGCTGGGACGCCTGGAGCGGCAGCAACGCCTACCACATCGAGCGCCTGATGTCCTTCCGCCCCGTCTGCTCCGCT AATCACAAGGAATCCAAGATCACCATTTTTGAGAAAGACAACTTCATCGGCCGCCAGTGGGAGATTGCTGATGACTATCCCTCGCTGCAGGCCATGGGCTGGGCCAACAACGAAGTGGGCTCCATGAAGATCCAGTGTGGCGC CTGGGTGTGCTACCAGTATCCCGGGTACCGTGGCTACCAGTACGTCCTGGAGTTTGACCACCACGGTGGAGACTACAAGCACTGGAGAGAGTGGGGTTCACACGCCCAGACCTCCCAGATCCAATCCATCAGGCGTGTCCAGCAGTAG